Proteins encoded by one window of Nitrincola iocasae:
- a CDS encoding diguanylate cyclase domain-containing protein: protein MNQPALQLPGYETGSIISRSVGRVVYRARRLEDGAEVAVETLDVEFPDRQQVAEIRREGEIAQRLTEIAGVRKVHAVIAHGSGNLALVCERFESSLKSCLARNGGGGVSLAEFFDIALSLTQTLDGIHSQGIVHKALTSANVLFNPKDGAIGLAGFTIASELDRERQAMQISRYVEGPLPYISPEQTGRTNRDLDYRSDYYSLGVLLFELLTGEWPFYADNLLEWVHSHISRAPKAPHEIDADIPEAVSAIILKLLSKSPEVRYQSAGGLIHDLSYCADRLMAGVRLEPFELGKKDSVQTFLIPQKLYGREQEIEQLFELFEAVTAGSNIFCLVHGYSGVGKSSLVNEIDQPIVRERGFFVQSKFEQFQQSDAYRVLSASFRGLVQQILAEPEKQLLEWRKRLLEALSPNAGLVIDLVPELELIIGPQPVVVTLPPAEARNRLQMVLAAFLRVFASEGHPVVLFLDDLQWSDVPTLDFLRRLVTAREMSHLLLIAAYRDHEVGAGHPVRLLLDELSDRDNIHHLPLGLLDRGSVACMVSETLSRDIDQVQPLSDMIYEKAQGNPFFTNELLRQLHKEGVIHADPVSGEWRWDSDAARWSGVSGDVVEFMVDNLKRFAPDTQRVLQLAACIGGTFDLHMLSAIYESSPEATATALLPALKQHTVQPLNSDYRLVGKSPTAGCGETLAFNPVYRFQHDRVQQAAYALIDLAQLPDVHLSVGCLMLRHAGQQVPDERLIDIVGHLNEGRGLITSPDERLFLSQLNLRAGIRAKYASAYEAALNYLRISAELLPDDPWQTLPEVMRSLAQETQQCAYLTGRIDEADEWIEVMLSNAQSNLERGDILAIRTRQYATLGRMEDSIASAIQGLIILGVEFLQNPAAEDITEERRKVAENLGGRMIAELVNDKQVDDPAAHIAMRLLMEIFAAAFLSGSGNLFPYLVTKAVNLSLRYGNCPETAFAYAAYGMLLCGEYDEPEEGFQYASAGLAINEKLDDLGLRARVIYVYAMFVHHWSRSWSSLTSWFRKGIEAGYQSGDLLYLAYSAQDCVIWDPSMDLETAHRLHADNMEIVGECAYQDSWDSGSLFLQLQRNLLGLTDAPCSLSDHQFDETACLEGMRQRQFMTGIANYHIYSAEICFLYGQYERALEHVLAQDGLVKSVMSLPQLVRFYIIAFLTRATLFSEMGVEQQGETRARLVCDHTRMKRWAESCEINFRHLQYLMEAELERLDGHYEVALERYDLAIDAARHSGFLRDEAVACERAARHLLSTGRRRSAEGYIRAAHRIFDRWGAHRKVELLEQEFPVLRELSPVANTAYIRGEVGDLDLASVMKASREISGEMILDLLLKKTMAILLENAGGQWGCLIVKGDEGLVVEVSTLPERGASTASRPVRSLVPDSQGTPVFLPVTLISQVLHSGEAVVLHDLSADSAFAKDPYVLEVQPVSVLCIPILRERFVGVLYIENNHASGVFTSERVQVIRLLAAQASVAIENARLYEQVQYYIRTLEDKVVERTASLEQLNLELQALAECDGLTGVANRRKGDLYLSEVWKRLQREKKPLSVIMLDVDHFKAFNDNYGHQAGDDCLIAVAQKVRENLLRPSDLVVRYGGEEFMLILPDTDNEGAAIVGETVRRAVEAMAIVHEHSSAGSVVTVSAGVATRVPRRLDSSDILVREADIALYRAKRLGRNQVQQQPNFCP from the coding sequence GTGAATCAGCCTGCGCTACAGCTTCCGGGTTATGAAACCGGATCGATCATCTCTCGTTCCGTTGGACGGGTGGTTTATCGTGCCCGCCGCCTTGAGGATGGGGCTGAAGTAGCAGTTGAAACACTTGATGTCGAATTCCCGGATCGTCAGCAAGTGGCTGAAATTCGGCGTGAAGGTGAGATTGCGCAACGACTGACGGAGATTGCCGGCGTGCGTAAGGTGCATGCCGTAATTGCCCATGGTAGCGGCAACCTGGCCCTGGTTTGTGAACGGTTTGAAAGCTCCCTGAAAAGCTGCCTTGCCCGCAATGGGGGAGGCGGCGTGTCTTTGGCTGAGTTTTTCGATATTGCGCTGAGTCTTACGCAAACACTGGATGGGATTCATAGTCAGGGTATTGTGCATAAAGCACTGACTTCCGCCAATGTGCTGTTTAATCCAAAAGATGGTGCGATTGGATTGGCGGGCTTTACTATCGCTTCTGAGCTGGACCGGGAGCGGCAGGCTATGCAGATTTCCCGTTACGTCGAGGGTCCGTTACCCTATATCTCGCCGGAACAGACAGGGCGAACTAATCGTGACCTGGATTACCGTTCCGATTATTACTCACTGGGTGTATTGCTTTTTGAACTGCTCACCGGAGAGTGGCCCTTTTATGCTGATAACCTGCTTGAATGGGTGCACAGCCATATAAGCCGTGCCCCGAAGGCTCCCCACGAGATTGATGCAGATATTCCTGAGGCTGTATCCGCCATAATACTGAAACTGTTATCAAAAAGCCCGGAGGTTCGTTATCAGAGTGCCGGGGGGCTGATTCACGATCTGAGCTATTGTGCTGACCGGCTGATGGCGGGGGTCAGGCTCGAGCCCTTCGAGCTGGGCAAAAAAGATAGCGTTCAGACGTTCCTGATTCCGCAAAAACTCTATGGCCGCGAACAGGAGATTGAGCAACTGTTTGAACTGTTTGAAGCCGTGACGGCGGGCAGTAATATCTTCTGCCTGGTTCATGGCTACTCCGGGGTTGGAAAATCATCACTGGTAAATGAGATTGACCAGCCCATCGTCAGAGAACGGGGCTTCTTTGTACAAAGTAAGTTTGAGCAGTTTCAACAGAGCGATGCCTATCGCGTTTTATCCGCCAGCTTCCGGGGACTGGTGCAACAGATCCTCGCTGAACCTGAGAAGCAGCTGCTGGAATGGCGCAAACGCCTGCTGGAGGCATTATCGCCGAATGCCGGACTGGTTATTGATTTAGTGCCTGAGCTGGAGCTGATTATCGGGCCGCAGCCTGTTGTGGTCACACTGCCGCCTGCGGAGGCCAGAAACCGGCTGCAGATGGTTTTGGCTGCGTTTCTTCGCGTGTTCGCCAGTGAGGGTCATCCGGTGGTGCTGTTCCTTGATGACCTGCAGTGGAGTGATGTCCCTACACTCGATTTTTTACGCCGCCTGGTGACAGCCAGGGAGATGAGTCACCTGCTGCTGATCGCGGCGTATCGTGATCATGAAGTGGGTGCGGGTCATCCTGTACGTTTACTGCTGGATGAGCTGTCTGATCGGGATAATATTCATCATCTTCCCCTCGGGTTGCTGGATCGGGGCTCGGTGGCGTGCATGGTGTCTGAAACCTTGTCTCGTGATATCGATCAGGTCCAGCCTCTGAGTGACATGATCTATGAAAAGGCCCAGGGGAATCCTTTTTTTACTAATGAGCTGCTGCGTCAACTTCATAAAGAGGGTGTAATCCATGCTGACCCGGTGAGTGGCGAATGGCGCTGGGATTCAGATGCCGCCCGTTGGTCGGGAGTCAGCGGTGATGTGGTTGAGTTTATGGTGGATAACCTAAAGCGATTTGCGCCTGACACTCAGCGAGTACTGCAGCTGGCAGCCTGTATTGGTGGCACGTTTGATCTGCATATGCTCTCCGCTATCTATGAATCCTCACCCGAAGCAACCGCCACCGCACTGTTACCAGCGCTCAAACAGCACACCGTACAGCCTCTTAACAGTGACTATCGGCTGGTAGGGAAAAGTCCGACAGCGGGCTGTGGAGAGACCCTGGCGTTTAATCCCGTCTATCGATTTCAGCATGACCGGGTGCAGCAGGCTGCTTACGCATTGATCGATCTGGCGCAGTTGCCGGATGTTCATCTTTCGGTAGGGTGCTTAATGTTGCGTCATGCTGGTCAGCAGGTACCCGATGAGAGGCTGATTGATATTGTGGGCCACCTGAATGAAGGGCGTGGCTTGATAACCTCGCCGGATGAACGTCTGTTTCTGTCGCAGCTTAATCTGCGTGCCGGTATACGGGCCAAATACGCCTCAGCCTATGAGGCTGCGCTTAACTATCTGAGGATTAGTGCCGAGCTGCTACCCGATGATCCCTGGCAAACCTTGCCTGAGGTGATGCGAAGCCTGGCGCAGGAAACCCAGCAGTGTGCCTATCTGACCGGTCGGATAGACGAGGCGGATGAATGGATTGAGGTGATGCTGAGTAATGCTCAGTCTAATCTTGAACGGGGGGATATCCTGGCTATCCGGACCCGCCAGTATGCAACACTGGGTCGCATGGAGGATTCCATCGCCTCAGCGATTCAGGGACTGATTATTCTGGGTGTGGAGTTTTTGCAAAATCCTGCAGCAGAGGATATCACCGAGGAAAGGCGCAAGGTCGCTGAGAACTTAGGCGGTCGGATGATTGCTGAACTGGTAAATGATAAGCAGGTTGATGATCCTGCAGCACATATAGCGATGCGGTTACTGATGGAGATCTTTGCCGCTGCTTTCTTGTCAGGCAGTGGCAATCTGTTTCCCTATCTCGTAACCAAAGCGGTGAATCTCTCTTTGCGTTATGGCAATTGCCCCGAAACTGCATTTGCCTACGCCGCCTACGGGATGTTGCTGTGCGGTGAGTACGATGAGCCTGAAGAGGGGTTTCAGTATGCCAGTGCCGGATTAGCGATCAACGAAAAGCTGGATGATCTTGGTTTGCGGGCACGGGTAATCTATGTGTATGCGATGTTTGTACACCACTGGAGCCGCTCCTGGTCCAGCCTGACCTCCTGGTTTCGCAAAGGGATTGAAGCAGGCTATCAGTCCGGTGATCTTCTTTATCTTGCCTACAGTGCTCAGGATTGTGTGATTTGGGATCCCTCTATGGATCTGGAAACTGCTCACCGGTTACATGCAGATAATATGGAAATAGTAGGCGAATGTGCCTACCAGGACTCCTGGGATTCCGGCTCTCTTTTCCTGCAGTTACAGCGTAACTTGTTGGGTCTTACGGATGCCCCTTGTTCGTTAAGCGATCATCAATTTGACGAAACGGCCTGCCTTGAGGGTATGCGTCAGCGCCAGTTTATGACCGGGATCGCTAACTATCACATTTACAGTGCGGAGATCTGTTTCCTTTACGGCCAATATGAGCGGGCGCTGGAACACGTCCTGGCTCAGGATGGGCTGGTAAAGTCGGTTATGTCGCTGCCTCAACTGGTGCGTTTCTATATTATTGCGTTTCTCACTCGGGCAACCCTGTTCTCCGAGATGGGGGTAGAACAACAGGGGGAAACCCGGGCCAGATTAGTGTGTGATCATACGCGAATGAAACGCTGGGCTGAGAGTTGCGAGATAAATTTCCGCCATCTTCAGTATTTGATGGAAGCCGAACTGGAACGACTTGACGGCCATTATGAGGTTGCGCTTGAGCGTTACGATCTAGCCATTGATGCGGCACGACACAGTGGCTTTCTGCGGGATGAGGCGGTCGCTTGCGAGCGTGCGGCGCGTCATCTTTTATCGACGGGTCGCAGGCGTTCTGCTGAGGGGTACATACGTGCGGCGCACCGGATATTTGATCGATGGGGAGCTCATCGCAAAGTTGAGTTACTGGAGCAGGAATTTCCAGTGTTACGGGAGCTGTCTCCTGTAGCCAATACGGCTTATATCAGAGGTGAGGTGGGTGATCTGGATCTTGCTTCTGTTATGAAAGCGTCCCGGGAGATCTCTGGAGAGATGATCCTCGACCTGTTGTTAAAAAAGACCATGGCGATTTTACTGGAAAACGCCGGTGGACAGTGGGGTTGTCTGATTGTAAAAGGTGATGAGGGGTTAGTCGTAGAGGTCAGCACACTCCCGGAAAGAGGAGCATCGACAGCCAGCAGGCCGGTTAGATCTCTGGTGCCAGATAGTCAAGGAACACCAGTTTTCCTGCCGGTAACACTGATTAGTCAGGTATTGCACAGTGGTGAGGCTGTAGTACTCCATGATCTGTCTGCTGACAGTGCCTTTGCGAAGGATCCTTATGTCCTTGAAGTTCAGCCTGTGTCGGTACTCTGTATACCAATTCTTCGGGAACGTTTTGTGGGTGTTCTCTATATTGAGAATAACCATGCCAGTGGTGTTTTCACCTCAGAACGTGTTCAGGTTATTCGTCTTCTCGCGGCGCAGGCATCGGTTGCGATTGAAAACGCACGTCTCTATGAGCAAGTACAGTATTACATCCGCACGCTTGAAGATAAGGTTGTCGAACGCACAGCCAGTCTGGAACAACTTAATCTGGAGCTGCAGGCACTGGCTGAGTGTGATGGTCTGACCGGCGTGGCTAACCGTCGCAAGGGTGATCTCTACCTGAGTGAGGTATGGAAACGTTTGCAACGCGAGAAGAAGCCGTTGTCCGTGATCATGCTTGATGTTGATCACTTTAAAGCGTTCAACGACAACTATGGGCATCAGGCGGGTGACGATTGTCTGATTGCGGTAGCGCAAAAGGTACGGGAAAACCTGCTCAGGCCATCCGACCTGGTTGTTCGTTATGGCGGTGAAGAGTTTATGCTTATCCTGCCGGATACAGATAATGAAGGCGCCGCCATTGTGGGCGAAACCGTTAGGCGAGCCGTGGAGGCGATGGCGATTGTGCATGAACATTCCTCCGCAGGCTCAGTCGTTACTGTCAGTGCTGGCGTGGCGACCAGGGTGCCTCGGAGACTGGATAGTTCAGACATACTGGTGCGTGAAGCCGATATAGCCCTCTATCGTGCCAAACGACTGGGGCGTAATCAGGTACAGCAGCAGCCGAATTTCTGCCCATGA
- a CDS encoding copper chaperone PCu(A)C, whose protein sequence is MRKLCLASALLFSSFSFAAESVNIHDPYARAVPPGQPNSAAFMQLENATQTDLAVITAQSSASEVAELHTHTNVDGVMQMRQVDSIALPAGETTELKPGGLHIMLIGLKQPLADGDQIDLTLTFSDGSATEVTVPVRHIMPMAKAQ, encoded by the coding sequence ATGCGTAAACTTTGTCTTGCAAGTGCCCTGCTGTTTTCCTCTTTCAGCTTTGCGGCTGAAAGCGTCAATATTCACGACCCTTACGCCAGAGCGGTACCACCAGGGCAGCCCAACAGCGCCGCCTTTATGCAACTGGAAAATGCAACTCAAACGGATCTGGCTGTAATTACCGCCCAATCCAGCGCTTCTGAGGTGGCCGAACTACATACGCATACCAATGTAGATGGGGTGATGCAAATGCGTCAGGTAGACAGCATTGCACTGCCAGCCGGTGAAACCACTGAGCTCAAGCCAGGTGGATTGCATATTATGTTGATCGGCCTGAAACAGCCTCTGGCGGACGGTGATCAGATAGACCTGACGCTAACTTTTTCAGACGGATCGGCAACAGAAGTAACAGTGCCAGTCCGCCATATCATGCCAATGGCCAAGGCTCAATAA
- a CDS encoding SCO family protein, which produces MKAIRYLLLLSIALVAAVLFYFQQQPDAPQQRMLGGNIGGDFTLMSVDGPVSLSDFRGKGVVVYFGYTYCPDVCPTALATLGQALRSMPDEQREQIQGLFISVDPERDTLEHLANYASFFSPQIIGLTSEKSEIDQVVKQYGAFYRRVEMSDSAMEYAVDHTSRLYLVDPEGNLAALVSHNTPPDQLMSNLKQLIGES; this is translated from the coding sequence ATGAAAGCTATACGTTATCTGCTACTCCTCAGCATTGCACTGGTAGCAGCTGTGCTGTTTTACTTTCAGCAGCAACCTGATGCTCCACAGCAACGTATGCTCGGTGGCAATATTGGTGGTGACTTTACCCTGATGTCAGTAGACGGACCGGTTTCCCTGTCTGACTTTCGAGGTAAAGGTGTGGTGGTTTATTTTGGCTACACCTATTGCCCGGATGTCTGCCCCACGGCACTGGCCACGCTGGGACAAGCGCTGCGCAGCATGCCAGATGAACAAAGAGAGCAGATACAGGGCCTTTTCATCAGTGTCGACCCAGAACGCGACACGCTGGAGCACCTTGCCAACTATGCCAGCTTTTTCTCACCTCAGATTATTGGCCTGACCAGTGAAAAATCGGAAATAGATCAGGTCGTAAAGCAATATGGTGCCTTTTATCGCCGTGTCGAAATGAGTGACTCCGCTATGGAATATGCGGTGGACCACACCTCACGTCTGTATTTAGTCGATCCGGAAGGCAATTTGGCCGCATTGGTTTCCCATAATACCCCTCCCGATCAGTTGATGAGCAACCTCAAACAACTGATTGGGGAAAGCTAA